The Comamonas sp. GB3 AK4-5 genome includes a region encoding these proteins:
- a CDS encoding porin, giving the protein MHPSLRLPLGITVIFSAIALPAAAQSQVTVSGYLDAGMYRDYDKTNRLGTIQRSNLAFAGVEELGGGLKATFRLSTRFEMGTGAPEGQGSKPFWHDESTVGLQSGWGHVRVGRALSAMWSQEWKYDAFSNVNRIASTAWHMAHTFSPTDRASNNGDPEYGRMANGIFYDSPNWGGVTVHLSASPERTQAPGRDGRATSAAVNYDQGPVAGMLGYERNGSGDKDWFAGGKYRFGAAAVLLSYNRSTAGDSSDKSRMVSVGGTYDIGATTLRASYGQQRVHLDASSGDVTNKMASLGAEYKLSKRTMLYTSLGHQRFAGQSSHTAFGAGMAHAF; this is encoded by the coding sequence ATGCACCCATCCCTCCGCCTGCCTTTGGGCATCACCGTTATTTTCTCCGCCATTGCCTTGCCCGCTGCGGCCCAGTCCCAGGTCACCGTCAGCGGCTATCTGGACGCCGGCATGTACCGCGACTACGACAAGACCAACCGCCTGGGCACCATCCAGCGCAGCAACCTGGCCTTTGCCGGTGTGGAAGAGTTGGGCGGCGGCCTCAAGGCCACGTTCCGCCTGAGCACCCGTTTCGAAATGGGTACGGGCGCCCCCGAGGGCCAGGGCTCCAAGCCCTTCTGGCATGACGAATCCACCGTGGGTCTGCAAAGCGGCTGGGGTCATGTGCGTGTGGGCCGCGCGCTGAGCGCCATGTGGAGCCAGGAATGGAAGTACGACGCCTTCTCCAACGTCAACCGCATTGCCTCCACGGCCTGGCATATGGCCCATACCTTCTCGCCCACGGACCGTGCCAGCAACAACGGTGACCCCGAATACGGCCGCATGGCCAACGGCATTTTTTATGACTCGCCTAACTGGGGCGGTGTCACCGTGCACCTGAGCGCCTCGCCCGAACGCACCCAGGCCCCGGGCCGCGATGGCCGCGCCACCTCGGCCGCGGTGAACTACGACCAGGGCCCCGTGGCCGGCATGCTGGGCTATGAGCGCAACGGCAGCGGCGACAAGGACTGGTTTGCCGGCGGCAAATACCGCTTTGGCGCCGCCGCCGTACTGCTCAGCTACAACCGCAGCACGGCAGGCGACTCGAGCGACAAGTCGCGCATGGTTTCGGTGGGCGGCACCTATGACATCGGCGCCACCACGCTGCGCGCCAGCTACGGCCAGCAGCGCGTGCACCTGGACGCAAGCAGCGGCGATGTGACCAACAAAATGGCCTCGCTGGGTGCCGAGTACAAGCTCTCCAAGCGCACCATGCTCTACACCAGTCTGGGCCACCAGCGCTTTGCCGGCCAGAGCTCACACACCGCTTTCGGTGCGGGCATGGCGCACGCGTTTTAA
- a CDS encoding 7TM diverse intracellular signaling domain-containing protein gives MRRAYLFVLVLWLCMPWSVRAQHALLLTADTPHISGTGALSLFQDRTGQEEPDLVLADVPWRALPGELSAGYTTDSLWLSLRVRRDAAAPSAWVLTLSNALFDQVELFQRTPAGGWLRFQAGEDLPRTAWPLNTRHASFPLDLPAEQEVVLLLHIQSRNAISSTVGVWQRDAFDNDSRKDALFHGLYFGCYVLLIVLHIFFWRMTREAHSGWYLLYVALALTVQTLTAGIPQWIFQLPGALSDFLLAGSICMALIVGVKFAVLQLDMATVWPRFSRVLTGSVALLGLLCMGLVLTLGYAQGVVPAQLLSLLLIALMLGLSLYLLQQGHRPARFFLFAFGIYYAGIVVSFMRNLSVLPSNFWTINAASFGTLIHMLAMSMRLHARYDGLRKQAAQAQEQTMQAVRRLNEGLEEEVAVRTADLEHEIERRKLLENELRSSLDTERRAKEEQRSFVAMVSHEFRTPLAIINMTAQQIARNPQASRDEVLVRCQNLRNTTRRMSDMVDQYLAADRMDAATPSFSPRSCHLVELLDALAKEWPQGRVRLDCGILPERVYCDPELMKVALRNLLANADRHAPPESEVLLHAESASDSGIHIHVRHGGDAIPLEEVPRLFLKYFRGRLAQHRPGAGLGLYLVQQIAQSHGGKVWLEEAGGAGRITFSLWLPSNRSE, from the coding sequence ATGAGACGTGCTTACCTGTTCGTGCTGGTGCTGTGGTTGTGCATGCCATGGAGTGTTCGGGCCCAGCATGCGCTGCTGCTGACAGCCGATACTCCCCATATCTCGGGCACGGGCGCATTGTCCCTGTTTCAGGACCGCACCGGCCAAGAGGAACCAGACCTGGTTCTGGCCGATGTGCCATGGCGGGCGTTACCGGGTGAGCTTAGCGCGGGATATACGACGGACAGCCTCTGGCTTTCGCTGCGGGTAAGGCGTGACGCCGCAGCGCCCTCCGCATGGGTGTTGACGTTGAGCAATGCATTGTTCGATCAGGTGGAGCTGTTCCAACGCACCCCAGCGGGTGGCTGGTTGCGCTTTCAGGCCGGAGAGGATCTGCCGCGCACGGCGTGGCCACTCAACACGCGTCATGCCTCGTTTCCGCTGGACCTGCCTGCGGAGCAGGAGGTGGTGTTGCTGCTGCACATTCAGTCGCGCAACGCCATCTCCAGCACGGTCGGTGTCTGGCAGCGGGACGCCTTCGACAACGACTCCCGCAAGGATGCGCTGTTCCACGGGCTTTATTTCGGCTGCTATGTGCTGCTGATCGTGTTGCACATTTTTTTCTGGCGCATGACCCGGGAGGCGCACAGCGGCTGGTATTTGCTGTACGTGGCGCTGGCCCTCACGGTACAGACGCTCACCGCCGGAATCCCGCAGTGGATTTTTCAGCTTCCAGGTGCCCTCTCAGACTTTTTGCTGGCGGGCAGCATCTGCATGGCCTTGATCGTGGGGGTCAAATTTGCGGTGCTGCAGCTCGATATGGCCACGGTCTGGCCGCGCTTTTCCCGTGTATTGACTGGCTCGGTGGCCCTGCTTGGCCTGTTGTGCATGGGGTTGGTGCTGACGCTGGGTTATGCCCAGGGCGTCGTCCCGGCGCAGCTGTTGTCGCTGTTGCTGATCGCATTGATGCTGGGTCTCAGCCTGTATTTGCTGCAGCAAGGCCACCGACCCGCCCGTTTTTTTCTGTTTGCCTTTGGTATTTACTACGCGGGCATCGTGGTCAGCTTCATGCGCAACCTTTCGGTGCTGCCCTCGAATTTCTGGACCATCAATGCGGCCTCGTTCGGCACGTTGATCCATATGCTGGCCATGAGCATGCGACTGCACGCCCGCTATGACGGCTTGCGCAAGCAGGCCGCCCAAGCCCAGGAGCAGACCATGCAGGCGGTGCGCAGGCTCAACGAAGGTCTGGAAGAAGAGGTGGCCGTGCGCACGGCCGATCTGGAGCATGAAATCGAGCGCCGCAAGCTGCTGGAAAACGAGCTACGCAGCTCGCTGGACACCGAACGCCGCGCCAAGGAAGAGCAGCGCAGCTTTGTGGCCATGGTGTCCCATGAGTTCAGAACCCCGTTGGCCATCATCAACATGACGGCCCAGCAGATTGCACGCAATCCCCAGGCCTCCCGGGATGAGGTGCTGGTGCGCTGCCAGAACCTGCGCAACACCACGCGGCGCATGTCGGACATGGTGGACCAGTACCTGGCCGCAGACCGCATGGATGCGGCGACGCCGTCGTTCTCACCCCGATCCTGCCATCTCGTGGAACTGCTGGATGCGTTGGCCAAGGAGTGGCCGCAAGGGCGGGTGAGGCTGGACTGCGGCATATTGCCGGAGCGCGTGTACTGCGACCCGGAGCTGATGAAGGTGGCACTGCGCAATCTGCTGGCCAACGCCGACCGCCATGCACCACCTGAAAGCGAGGTGCTGCTGCATGCTGAGAGCGCTTCCGATTCAGGCATTCACATTCATGTGCGCCATGGTGGCGACGCCATTCCGTTGGAAGAAGTGCCGCGCCTGTTCCTGAAATACTTCCGAGGTCGGCTGGCCCAACACCGCCCTGGCGCAGGGCTGGGCCTGTATCTGGTCCAGCAGATTGCCCAAAGCCATGGAGGCAAGGTGTGGCTGGAAGAGGCCGGTGGAGCGGGCCGCATCACATTCAGTCTCTGGCTTCCCTCCAACCGGTCTGAGTGA
- a CDS encoding response regulator transcription factor, with protein sequence MAAPLILLEDEDILRHELADFLGQTGWIVDAVANLQTFRACYAPAHHRIAVIDLGLPDGDGMDLVRELRASGNPLGIVVLTARSAVPDRVMGLVEGADHYLPKTADLDEIDATLAALSRRLESSFPTKPVWLLEQAPRHLTPPGHPPIPLSQQDYLVLHAVMARQGGLVSRRDIVTALGEDFFAYDQRRLDTQIRRLRRKVEVATGMALPLNTARNAGYCFFASVTIRA encoded by the coding sequence ATGGCAGCCCCCCTCATCCTGCTTGAAGACGAAGACATCCTGCGCCACGAACTGGCCGATTTTCTGGGCCAGACCGGCTGGATTGTCGACGCCGTCGCCAACCTGCAAACCTTCAGGGCATGCTATGCCCCGGCCCACCACCGGATTGCCGTCATAGACTTGGGCTTGCCCGATGGCGATGGCATGGACCTGGTCCGTGAGCTGCGCGCCAGCGGCAACCCTCTGGGCATCGTGGTGCTCACCGCGCGCAGCGCCGTGCCAGACCGAGTGATGGGCCTGGTGGAGGGCGCCGATCACTATCTGCCCAAGACGGCCGATCTGGATGAGATCGATGCCACGCTGGCAGCCCTGTCCCGCCGGCTGGAAAGCAGCTTCCCTACCAAGCCGGTCTGGTTGTTGGAGCAAGCCCCTCGACACCTGACACCGCCCGGCCACCCCCCTATTCCGCTGTCCCAGCAGGACTATCTGGTGCTGCATGCGGTCATGGCCCGCCAGGGGGGGCTGGTCAGCAGGCGGGACATCGTCACGGCACTGGGCGAGGACTTTTTCGCCTATGACCAACGCAGGTTGGATACCCAGATACGGCGTTTGCGCCGCAAGGTCGAAGTGGCCACAGGCATGGCCCTGCCACTCAATACGGCACGCAATGCAGGCTACTGCTTTTTTGCGTCCGTCACGATCCGGGCCTGA
- a CDS encoding alpha/beta hydrolase has translation MRLLGCALLLALCSGCTSIPSPSERWQAADALAGQQGWQHEQLRAGAFHLALWRPASLAQQQRLTIYIEGDGFAWVTPAIPSADPTPRDPVALRLALLQPQGHAVYLARPCQYVDAEHTGCPSMYWTNARFSEAVITATDQAVDALKSAYAAQHITLVSYSGGAAVAALVAARRQDVDQLVSVAGNLDPHGWVQRKGLAPLRASLNPVEQIAPLAGIRQWHYTGGRDAVLPPALAQDFAQRFAAAQRPTVVVLPAFDHHCCWAQQWPALWTAMDLGEAR, from the coding sequence ATGAGACTGTTGGGTTGCGCGCTGTTGCTGGCGCTGTGCAGCGGCTGCACCTCTATTCCCTCGCCTTCCGAGCGCTGGCAGGCGGCGGATGCTTTGGCCGGGCAGCAGGGCTGGCAGCATGAGCAACTGCGCGCCGGCGCCTTTCACCTGGCGCTGTGGCGACCGGCCTCCCTCGCCCAACAGCAGCGCCTGACGATTTATATTGAAGGCGATGGCTTTGCCTGGGTGACGCCTGCCATACCCTCTGCCGACCCTACGCCGCGCGACCCCGTGGCGTTGCGGCTGGCCCTGTTGCAGCCTCAAGGCCATGCGGTCTATTTGGCGCGGCCCTGCCAGTATGTTGATGCCGAACATACGGGATGCCCATCCATGTATTGGACGAACGCCCGTTTTTCGGAGGCGGTGATCACAGCCACCGACCAGGCCGTCGATGCACTCAAATCAGCCTATGCGGCCCAGCACATCACCTTGGTCAGCTACTCCGGCGGGGCCGCTGTGGCGGCCCTGGTCGCGGCCCGACGCCAGGATGTCGATCAGTTGGTCAGCGTGGCAGGCAACCTCGACCCCCATGGCTGGGTGCAACGCAAGGGGCTGGCGCCTCTGCGTGCATCGCTGAATCCGGTCGAACAAATCGCCCCGCTGGCTGGCATACGCCAGTGGCATTACACGGGCGGCCGCGATGCGGTGCTGCCGCCCGCACTGGCCCAAGATTTTGCACAGCGCTTTGCAGCAGCTCAGCGGCCCACAGTGGTGGTGTTGCCGGCGTTCGATCACCACTGCTGCTGGGCACAGCAATGGCCGGCTTTGTGGACGGCCATGGACCTTGGCGAGGCGCGCTGA
- a CDS encoding autotransporter domain-containing protein, with amino-acid sequence MNKIHSTVWSHARQCYVVAHEKAATGGGPASTVAGALTAVALVLGTAPAQAACGASDGSTVQVSGAQTGSCTLSNGSGITVDASASVSASGLYVPAVAVKGSGTTASAIVNHGTLKGDSTAAIEINGGTAGNGMTYPYPNPGAHITGGILNHAGGLIQSPGTNSAALKIVNAQVDNGIVNHGTIRATSTKAFLASALLLEHSTVNGGIVNTGLMEGNDAISIYNDSVIHGGILNEGVIRGGLGGGAASSGLYIWSPLTTIDGDIINRGTIANANPRGGRGMLIEGSTVAGGIDNSGTIQARGHGLELLGVSMGGLSGVSGNVSIRNTGTIQTEDAGWGDESGIRVGNTFKASQLGDIVNTGTIQGFRYGINIDGSNSSVGNLHNSGVIGGRDYAVFVGGTAESPATLSHIYIEGNDSAKFLGAVYAPNTPVTVASDASYTLRDGNHFTTPSFTNAGTLKVGADSTAAITGNFTTTGVFSPAVAGMTSYGKVNVSGTATLGGDVSVNVLGIPQLTAGAVLNGVIHADAGVTGSFAQVKTNSLLFSFEGVYDPNDFGLKIIAAQNASVRSSVEEQHNTPGLGAAVVLDQVVQGNAPAWAEVRTALGQFSTSQQVSQAVSQTLPTMQGALSQAGGNVLRSMNKVIQSRIESNLGLSSGDAVAERHLWVRALGNHGNQNDRNGASGFRSNTAGFIVGADAPVNDKLLLGGAFTYAKSQIKSSASAARNRVDVDSYELVGYASYHLGPKTDLNAQIDVGQNQAQSRRDIAFMGTTASADFNSLSWHGSLGVGHTLDLSEKTSVTPSLRADYMHMRTPGYAESGAGVLNLQVQDSTYREFLLSADVKFSHQLSDSLKLVGNGGVGYDFINKQAKTVSTFTGGGAAFEALGLEVSPWVFRLGLGLVKNDRKGVEYSLRYDAEGRSSGYSNHTLSAKARWAF; translated from the coding sequence ATGAACAAAATTCACAGCACCGTCTGGAGCCACGCGCGCCAGTGCTATGTCGTGGCCCATGAAAAAGCCGCCACGGGAGGCGGACCGGCCAGCACCGTGGCGGGTGCGCTCACTGCGGTGGCCCTGGTGCTGGGCACGGCCCCTGCACAGGCTGCTTGTGGTGCCAGCGACGGCAGTACGGTCCAGGTATCTGGCGCCCAAACCGGTAGCTGCACGCTCAGCAATGGCTCTGGCATCACCGTGGACGCCAGTGCCTCGGTCTCGGCCAGCGGCCTCTACGTCCCCGCCGTCGCAGTCAAGGGCTCAGGCACCACGGCGTCTGCCATCGTCAACCACGGCACACTCAAGGGCGATTCCACCGCGGCCATCGAGATCAACGGCGGCACGGCAGGCAATGGCATGACCTACCCCTACCCCAATCCGGGCGCCCATATCACCGGAGGCATCCTCAACCATGCGGGCGGCCTGATCCAATCACCGGGAACCAACAGTGCGGCCCTGAAGATCGTCAATGCCCAGGTGGACAACGGCATCGTCAACCACGGAACGATCCGGGCCACCAGCACCAAGGCCTTTCTGGCCAGCGCCCTGCTCCTGGAACACTCCACGGTCAACGGCGGCATCGTCAACACCGGGCTCATGGAAGGCAACGATGCCATCAGCATCTACAACGACAGCGTCATTCACGGTGGCATTCTCAATGAAGGCGTGATCCGTGGCGGCCTGGGCGGTGGCGCCGCCAGCTCCGGGCTGTATATCTGGAGCCCGTTGACCACCATCGATGGCGACATCATCAACCGCGGAACCATCGCAAACGCCAACCCGCGAGGCGGGCGTGGCATGCTGATCGAGGGCAGCACGGTCGCTGGAGGTATCGACAACAGCGGCACGATCCAGGCCCGTGGCCATGGTCTTGAGTTGCTGGGCGTTTCCATGGGCGGGCTGTCCGGCGTCAGCGGCAATGTCTCGATACGCAACACGGGCACCATCCAGACCGAAGACGCAGGCTGGGGCGATGAGTCGGGCATTCGGGTGGGCAACACCTTCAAGGCCTCACAACTGGGCGATATCGTCAACACCGGCACCATCCAAGGCTTTCGCTACGGCATCAACATTGACGGCAGCAACAGCAGCGTGGGCAATCTGCACAACAGCGGCGTGATCGGTGGCCGTGACTATGCCGTCTTTGTGGGAGGAACGGCGGAGTCCCCTGCGACACTCAGCCACATCTATATCGAAGGCAACGACAGCGCCAAGTTCCTGGGTGCCGTGTATGCGCCCAACACGCCGGTGACGGTCGCCTCGGACGCCAGCTACACCCTGCGCGATGGCAACCACTTCACCACGCCCAGCTTCACCAATGCCGGCACGCTCAAGGTGGGCGCCGACAGCACAGCCGCCATCACCGGCAACTTCACCACCACCGGCGTTTTCAGCCCCGCCGTGGCCGGCATGACCAGCTATGGCAAGGTCAATGTGTCTGGCACAGCAACGCTGGGAGGCGATGTCAGCGTCAATGTGCTCGGCATTCCCCAGCTCACTGCGGGCGCTGTGTTGAACGGCGTCATCCATGCAGATGCAGGCGTCACCGGCAGCTTTGCACAGGTGAAGACGAATTCCCTGCTCTTCAGTTTCGAGGGGGTCTACGACCCCAACGATTTCGGCCTGAAGATCATCGCGGCACAGAATGCTTCGGTACGGAGCAGCGTGGAGGAGCAACACAACACCCCCGGCCTGGGCGCCGCCGTGGTGCTGGACCAGGTGGTGCAGGGCAATGCTCCGGCCTGGGCCGAGGTGCGAACTGCGCTGGGACAGTTCAGCACCAGCCAGCAGGTATCGCAGGCCGTGAGCCAGACCCTGCCCACCATGCAAGGCGCCCTGTCGCAGGCCGGCGGCAATGTCTTGCGCAGCATGAACAAGGTGATCCAGTCGCGCATCGAATCCAATCTGGGCCTGTCCTCCGGAGACGCTGTGGCCGAGCGCCACCTCTGGGTGCGCGCCCTGGGCAACCATGGCAACCAGAACGACCGCAATGGCGCCTCCGGTTTTCGCTCCAACACCGCAGGCTTTATCGTCGGCGCCGATGCACCGGTGAATGACAAGCTCTTGCTGGGTGGCGCATTCACCTATGCCAAAAGCCAGATCAAGAGCAGTGCCAGCGCGGCCCGCAACCGTGTGGACGTGGACAGCTACGAGCTGGTCGGCTACGCCAGCTACCACCTGGGGCCCAAGACCGACCTCAATGCCCAGATCGATGTGGGGCAGAACCAGGCACAAAGCCGCCGGGACATTGCATTCATGGGCACGACGGCCTCGGCCGACTTCAACAGCCTGTCCTGGCATGGCAGCTTGGGCGTCGGCCACACCTTGGACCTGAGCGAGAAGACCAGCGTCACCCCTTCGCTGCGGGCTGACTACATGCACATGCGCACCCCTGGTTACGCGGAAAGCGGGGCCGGAGTGCTCAACCTGCAGGTGCAGGACAGCACCTACCGGGAGTTTCTGTTGTCGGCGGATGTGAAGTTTTCCCACCAGCTGAGCGACAGCCTGAAGCTGGTGGGCAATGGCGGCGTGGGCTACGATTTCATCAACAAGCAGGCCAAGACGGTGTCGACCTTCACGGGGGGGGGCGCAGCGTTTGAAGCCCTGGGTCTGGAGGTGTCACCTTGGGTCTTCCGACTTGGTCTGGGTCTGGTCAAGAACGACCGCAAGGGTGTGGAATACAGCCTGCGTTATGACGCAGAGGGACGCAGCTCCGGCTACTCCAACCACACGCTGTCGGCCAAGGCGCGTTGGGCGTTCTGA